In the Flavisolibacter tropicus genome, one interval contains:
- the leuS gene encoding leucine--tRNA ligase — protein MEYNFRAIEKRWQQQWTESKVYQVPNTSDKPKYYVLDMFPYPSGAGLHVGHPLGYIASDIFARYKRLKGFNVLHPMGYDAFGLPAEQYAIEHGVHPAVSTAKNIKTFRGQLDKIGFCFDWSREVNTSDPKYYKWTQWIFLQLFKSWYNRKANKTEPIDGLIKVFEAEGNTNHPIPDTQFQIPNFKSQTCNFTAADWKGFDEKTKQTILMEYRVAYCGYGEVNWCEALGTVLANDEVVNGVSERGGYPVVKKKLRQWYLRITEYGDRLLEGLQRVDFSEAMKEMQSNWIGKSSGAEITFSIHNSPFTIDVYTTRPDTIFGVDFMVVAPEHELVEQIASAEQKAAVEEYIAYVKSRSERERMAEKKISGVFTGAYAVHPFSGREIPIWISEYVLAGYGTGAIMAVPSGDERDHKFAQYFNIPITNIFGEAYTGEDAVTSKDLVLHQSAFLDGLTYKEATEKVISKLEEMGIGKRKVNFKIRDAAFSRQRYWGEPFPIKWIDGVAYPLDESELPLELPHVESYKPGPEGEGPLANIPEWTAQQLETNTMPGYAGSSWYFLRYMDPHNEATFSDKNISAYWNQVDLYVGGTEHAVGHLLYSRMWVKAMYDLGFITFDEPYKKLLNQGMIQGSSRFVYRVRGTNKYVSAGLKDQYETDDLHVDVNMVDGVDLDVDAFKKWKPDFADAEFILEDGKYICGVEVEKMSKSKVNTVNPDNIVEKYGADTFRMYEMFLGPVEMSKPWDTKGIEGVHRFLKKLWRLFANENGLVVTNDKATPEEWKVLHKTIKKIEEDTERFSFNTAVSAFMVCVNELQDLKCNKREVLEPMLILLTPYAPHIAEELWHQLGNTTTILDAAYPKFEAQYLVESTKDYPVSINGKMRTQITIDLNATQDQVQEIVLANEIVQKWMEGKPLKKFIFVKGKMVNVVV, from the coding sequence CGCTTAAAAGGCTTTAATGTGCTGCATCCTATGGGCTACGATGCCTTTGGCCTGCCCGCCGAGCAATACGCTATTGAGCATGGCGTGCACCCGGCCGTAAGTACCGCTAAGAATATTAAAACCTTCCGCGGCCAGCTGGATAAGATCGGCTTTTGCTTCGACTGGAGTCGGGAAGTGAACACTTCGGATCCAAAATACTATAAATGGACCCAGTGGATCTTCCTGCAACTGTTCAAAAGCTGGTATAACAGGAAGGCCAACAAAACAGAGCCTATCGACGGCCTGATCAAGGTATTTGAAGCGGAAGGGAATACAAATCATCCAATTCCCGATACCCAATTTCAAATTCCCAATTTCAAATCTCAAACCTGCAACTTCACTGCCGCAGACTGGAAAGGCTTTGATGAAAAAACAAAGCAGACCATCCTGATGGAGTACCGCGTGGCTTATTGCGGCTACGGTGAAGTAAACTGGTGCGAGGCCCTGGGGACGGTACTGGCCAACGATGAAGTGGTAAACGGTGTGAGTGAGCGTGGTGGCTACCCGGTAGTAAAGAAAAAGCTGCGCCAGTGGTACCTACGGATCACGGAATATGGCGATCGCCTGTTGGAAGGCTTGCAGCGTGTAGACTTCAGCGAGGCCATGAAGGAAATGCAAAGCAACTGGATTGGAAAGTCTAGCGGCGCTGAGATCACTTTCTCTATTCACAACTCACCATTCACCATTGACGTATACACTACTAGGCCTGACACCATCTTTGGTGTGGACTTTATGGTGGTGGCGCCTGAGCATGAACTGGTAGAGCAGATAGCTTCTGCAGAACAAAAAGCGGCTGTGGAAGAATACATTGCCTATGTAAAGAGTCGCAGCGAGCGCGAGCGGATGGCGGAGAAAAAGATCAGTGGTGTATTTACTGGTGCGTATGCCGTACACCCATTCTCTGGTCGAGAAATTCCCATTTGGATATCAGAATACGTATTAGCAGGCTATGGTACTGGTGCTATTATGGCCGTGCCTAGCGGTGATGAGCGTGATCATAAGTTTGCCCAATATTTTAATATACCTATCACCAACATCTTTGGTGAAGCGTATACAGGCGAAGATGCGGTAACGTCTAAAGACCTGGTGCTGCACCAGAGTGCGTTTTTGGATGGCCTGACGTATAAAGAAGCCACGGAAAAAGTAATTAGCAAGCTGGAGGAAATGGGAATTGGTAAACGTAAGGTCAATTTCAAGATCCGGGATGCGGCGTTTAGTCGCCAGCGCTACTGGGGTGAGCCCTTCCCCATCAAATGGATCGATGGTGTAGCCTATCCGCTGGATGAAAGCGAGCTGCCTCTAGAACTGCCACATGTGGAAAGCTACAAGCCAGGACCAGAGGGTGAAGGCCCGCTGGCTAACATACCCGAATGGACCGCACAACAGCTGGAAACGAACACCATGCCGGGCTATGCCGGATCCTCATGGTACTTCCTGCGTTATATGGACCCGCACAATGAAGCAACGTTTTCCGATAAAAACATCAGCGCTTACTGGAACCAGGTAGACCTTTATGTAGGTGGTACTGAGCATGCCGTAGGGCACTTGTTATATAGCCGGATGTGGGTAAAGGCCATGTATGATCTTGGCTTTATCACGTTTGACGAGCCGTATAAGAAGTTGCTGAACCAAGGCATGATCCAAGGTTCATCCCGTTTTGTATATCGTGTAAGAGGTACTAATAAATATGTATCTGCAGGACTAAAGGACCAATATGAAACCGATGACCTGCATGTGGACGTAAATATGGTGGACGGCGTAGATTTGGATGTAGACGCCTTTAAAAAGTGGAAGCCTGATTTTGCAGACGCGGAATTTATTTTGGAAGACGGTAAGTACATCTGCGGTGTGGAAGTAGAGAAGATGAGTAAGAGCAAGGTGAACACCGTGAACCCCGATAACATCGTAGAAAAATACGGTGCCGATACCTTCCGTATGTACGAGATGTTCCTCGGTCCTGTAGAAATGAGCAAGCCTTGGGATACCAAGGGTATTGAGGGCGTACACCGTTTCTTAAAAAAACTCTGGCGCTTGTTTGCCAACGAAAATGGCCTGGTGGTAACTAATGATAAGGCTACGCCAGAAGAATGGAAGGTGTTGCATAAAACCATTAAGAAGATTGAAGAAGATACGGAACGTTTCTCTTTCAATACAGCAGTGAGTGCCTTCATGGTTTGTGTGAATGAGTTGCAGGATTTGAAGTGTAACAAGCGCGAGGTGTTGGAGCCAATGTTGATCTTGTTAACACCGTATGCTCCGCATATTGCTGAAGAACTGTGGCACCAATTGGGCAATACAACTACGATACTGGATGCAGCTTATCCGAAGTTTGAAGCACAGTACCTGGTAGAGAGCACAAAAGATTATCCAGTGTCTATTAATGGTAAAATGCGTACACAGATCACTATTGATCTGAATGCTACACAAGATCAGGTGCAGGAGATCGTACTGGCAAATGAGATCGTACAAAAGTGGATGGAGGGCAAGCCTTTGAAGAAGTTCATCTTTGTGAAGGGTAAGATGGTGAATGTGGTGGTGTAG
- a CDS encoding TolB family protein, which produces MRFFLFLLVLAYNCQAQTLTFNLAFQRADKIFVFDEKANKAVSVIQGNDACLSPDGSKIAYTSNTTGTRKVVAYSLDTKKHLTINVGNHTSYAPVWSPDGNYLAFQTFVDGVWYTGLFSFVDQSFRLLTRAHESYAPSWAADSKRILVQDMNKLYIYERNGQLVKNYNLGPITKDYSTSSDSKFILTPDEQFLLFTADAFDAAGMPVGAVFMYNLKTSALTRLSPKGMSCTGDLFLNNQNELFFCGSYDHEKEENIHKLDLITKKMTTVIRNGRNPSARLTSNETIAAATDTENNNKYPSYVGTYEYINNFPFNKKGIKENHYIVLWKEDGRITGLYFGPSTDFEEATEEVPEGHPHIPGFFVTNMRDLVIDDNKISFGLTVSEADLFTKPISLKITSTDEAKSAGYKHWNFQIESHTNKYTGQFKLGQTLVLWDEIKGAERAFRKMEY; this is translated from the coding sequence ATGCGCTTTTTTCTTTTTCTTCTGGTATTGGCTTACAACTGCCAGGCACAAACGCTTACTTTCAACCTGGCTTTCCAACGGGCTGATAAAATCTTTGTTTTTGATGAAAAAGCCAATAAGGCCGTTTCAGTCATTCAGGGAAACGATGCCTGTCTTTCGCCCGATGGTTCCAAAATCGCCTATACCAGCAATACTACCGGCACTAGAAAAGTGGTGGCTTATTCGTTAGACACTAAAAAACACCTGACTATAAACGTAGGCAATCATACATCGTATGCACCGGTATGGTCGCCGGATGGCAACTACCTTGCCTTTCAAACATTTGTGGATGGTGTTTGGTATACGGGCTTATTCTCTTTTGTTGATCAAAGCTTTCGCCTGCTCACCCGTGCGCATGAAAGTTATGCACCAAGCTGGGCAGCAGATAGTAAGCGCATCCTTGTACAGGATATGAATAAACTCTATATCTATGAGCGCAACGGACAGCTGGTAAAAAACTATAACCTGGGCCCTATTACCAAGGATTATTCAACATCCAGTGACTCCAAATTTATCCTTACGCCAGACGAGCAATTCTTGCTGTTTACCGCCGATGCTTTTGACGCAGCAGGCATGCCAGTAGGAGCTGTATTTATGTACAACCTGAAAACAAGTGCCCTTACGCGTCTCTCCCCCAAAGGCATGAGCTGTACAGGCGACTTGTTTTTAAACAACCAGAACGAACTTTTCTTTTGTGGTTCTTATGATCATGAAAAGGAAGAGAATATCCACAAACTGGATCTCATTACTAAAAAGATGACTACTGTTATCCGTAATGGCCGCAACCCTAGCGCACGCTTGACTTCCAACGAAACAATAGCAGCAGCTACGGACACAGAAAACAACAATAAGTATCCGTCCTATGTGGGCACCTATGAATATATCAACAACTTTCCCTTTAATAAAAAGGGCATAAAAGAGAACCATTACATTGTACTTTGGAAAGAGGACGGACGTATTACCGGCTTGTACTTTGGCCCATCAACAGACTTTGAAGAAGCCACGGAGGAAGTTCCAGAAGGACACCCGCATATACCAGGGTTCTTTGTTACTAATATGCGAGATCTGGTTATTGATGATAACAAGATCTCGTTCGGTCTTACCGTAAGCGAAGCCGACCTCTTTACTAAACCGATCAGCCTTAAGATAACATCAACAGACGAGGCTAAAAGCGCAGGTTATAAGCATTGGAACTTTCAGATAGAAAGTCACACAAACAAGTATACCGGCCAATTCAAACTGGGTCAAACGTTGGTATTATGGGATGAAATAAAAGGCGCTGAAAGGGCCTTCCGAAAAATGGAGTACTAG
- a CDS encoding sterol desaturase family protein gives MMLLFADVFGAPKIPFAGIDKVKDNVPDVIIWAAPVMFFFVLLEWVISRWQHRKLYDKKETIGSICVGIGNVAINTVLKLTLLYGYIALYNLFPWRMHFSWWSFIPCYILFDLCSYWAHRISHEQRFWWATHVVHHSSENYNLTVSFRLSWVQQIKLIFFLPVVFIGFHPIIFFLVTQVAILFQFWVHTEYIRKLHPVIEYLFATPSNHRVHHGSQEKYINKNYGPTFIIWDRMFGTYQEEDEKPIYGLTHELEHKSNPIYINFHEFADMWKDVKAAKGLRKKWFYLFGDPIDIAKEKGQQSQQEHALVTMVTEDSKSA, from the coding sequence ATGATGTTATTATTTGCAGATGTTTTTGGTGCTCCCAAAATTCCCTTCGCGGGTATTGATAAGGTAAAAGATAATGTACCAGATGTTATTATCTGGGCCGCACCGGTTATGTTTTTCTTTGTACTCCTGGAGTGGGTAATCTCGCGTTGGCAACACCGTAAGTTATACGATAAAAAAGAAACAATTGGTTCCATTTGCGTAGGTATTGGTAATGTGGCCATCAATACAGTCCTGAAGCTAACCTTGTTGTATGGTTATATAGCGCTCTATAATTTATTTCCCTGGCGCATGCACTTTAGCTGGTGGAGTTTTATTCCCTGTTATATACTTTTTGACCTTTGTAGTTATTGGGCACACCGTATTTCGCATGAGCAACGCTTTTGGTGGGCCACGCATGTAGTACACCATAGCAGCGAGAATTATAACCTTACCGTATCCTTTCGGTTAAGCTGGGTGCAACAGATCAAATTGATCTTCTTTTTGCCAGTAGTATTCATTGGCTTTCATCCAATCATCTTTTTCCTGGTAACACAGGTAGCTATCCTGTTTCAGTTCTGGGTGCATACTGAATATATCCGCAAGCTGCATCCTGTTATTGAATACCTTTTTGCTACACCGTCTAACCACCGGGTACATCATGGTTCGCAGGAGAAGTATATCAATAAGAATTATGGTCCTACTTTCATTATTTGGGACCGGATGTTTGGTACCTACCAGGAAGAAGACGAAAAGCCGATATATGGACTTACTCATGAACTAGAACATAAGTCAAATCCTATTTACATCAACTTTCACGAGTTTGCCGATATGTGGAAAGATGTAAAGGCAGCAAAAGGCTTGCGTAAAAAATGGTTCTACCTATTTGGCGATCCTATTGATATAGCGAAGGAAAAAGGGCAGCAGTCGCAACAAGAACATGCGTTGGTAACTATGGTTACGGAGGATTCCAAGTCGGCGTAA
- a CDS encoding cation:proton antiporter: MGHLPNLITDLALILGAAAISTIIFKWLKQPLVLGYIIAGFVVGPYFHLTPTVVDRENIETLAEIGVIFLLFSLGLEFSFKKLLRVGGSASITALVEILFITVAGYFVGQLMGWTMMDSLFLGGMLASSSTTIILRAFDELGVKTKKFAGIVFGVLIVEDIVVILVMVLLSTVAVTRAFEGSEMLLTVLKLLFFLVLWFLAGIFLLPTFLKKAKKLMSEEMLLILSLALCLGMVVLATYVGFSAELGAFVMGSIIAETTSAEKVEHLLKPVKDLFGAIFFTSVGMMIDPQAMVDYAQPIFWITMLTLLGKLFSTTLGALLSGQPLKQSVQVGMSMAQIGEFAFIVAALGLSLGVTSAFLFPVAVGASAITTFTTPYLIKSSGALAQWLERVLPKGLLNRINRYSTETKMVSYTSEWKKFIRSAAINAVLLSIVILSIIFFSSRYVQPWIQERGDSLALKITAVMVTLLALTPFLWALAIKSPTEVNQTVIANSRYKGLLYTIRFLKLGLAAFFIGFLLDRYFSMFTGIAFTAIFIALLILLSERIRTFYSQIEHRFFSNLNQREIAAAQSNRTELAPWDAHIAMVEVEPSAPIIGKSLLELRWRETIGINVVMIKRGDHPIAAPGKDQLIFPSDHLLVLGTDHQIQRLKASMRPQKKTVEEPGYSEVTLHKHFVDNTSPLRSLSIRQTGLREKAGALVVGIERNNERLLNPESELILQEGDTVFIVGNKRKLFQTYHMDLHR, translated from the coding sequence ATGGGTCATTTACCAAACCTTATAACCGATCTTGCCCTTATACTCGGGGCTGCAGCTATTAGTACAATAATTTTTAAATGGCTGAAGCAGCCTCTTGTTTTAGGATATATCATTGCAGGGTTTGTTGTAGGCCCTTACTTTCATCTTACACCCACAGTAGTAGACAGGGAAAACATAGAAACCCTAGCGGAGATCGGTGTGATCTTTCTATTGTTTAGTCTTGGTCTGGAGTTCAGTTTTAAAAAGCTGCTACGCGTAGGTGGTTCTGCGTCGATAACGGCGCTGGTAGAGATACTCTTTATTACCGTTGCCGGCTATTTTGTTGGTCAGTTGATGGGCTGGACCATGATGGACAGTTTATTCTTAGGTGGTATGCTTGCCAGCTCCTCTACCACCATTATTCTTCGCGCCTTTGATGAGCTAGGTGTGAAAACCAAAAAGTTTGCAGGTATTGTATTCGGTGTGTTGATCGTTGAAGACATCGTTGTGATCTTAGTAATGGTATTGCTTTCTACCGTTGCTGTTACCCGGGCTTTTGAAGGCTCAGAAATGTTGCTCACTGTTTTAAAATTATTGTTCTTCCTCGTGCTTTGGTTCCTGGCAGGTATTTTCTTACTGCCCACCTTCCTGAAAAAAGCAAAAAAGCTGATGAGTGAAGAAATGTTGCTGATCCTTTCTCTAGCTCTTTGCTTGGGTATGGTAGTGTTAGCAACGTATGTAGGCTTTTCTGCAGAATTAGGTGCCTTTGTAATGGGGTCGATTATTGCAGAAACAACTTCTGCTGAAAAAGTAGAGCACCTTTTAAAACCTGTAAAAGATCTATTTGGTGCTATATTCTTTACTTCCGTTGGTATGATGATCGATCCACAAGCTATGGTAGATTACGCGCAGCCAATTTTCTGGATTACGATGCTTACTTTATTGGGTAAACTTTTCAGTACCACACTAGGGGCATTGCTTTCAGGTCAACCATTGAAGCAATCGGTTCAAGTGGGGATGAGTATGGCTCAAATAGGTGAATTTGCCTTTATTGTGGCGGCCTTGGGTTTGTCGCTTGGGGTTACGTCTGCCTTCCTGTTTCCCGTGGCTGTAGGTGCCTCTGCCATCACTACTTTCACCACACCTTATCTTATCAAATCTTCGGGTGCTTTAGCCCAATGGCTGGAGAGGGTGTTGCCAAAAGGATTGCTTAACCGGATAAACCGGTATAGCACGGAAACCAAAATGGTGTCGTACACCAGCGAATGGAAAAAGTTTATCCGGTCGGCTGCTATCAATGCCGTGCTGCTGTCTATTGTTATTCTGTCTATTATATTTTTCTCCTCACGGTATGTGCAGCCTTGGATACAAGAACGCGGTGATTCCTTGGCGTTAAAAATTACAGCAGTGATGGTTACTTTATTAGCGCTTACACCGTTTTTGTGGGCGTTGGCCATTAAGAGTCCAACCGAGGTAAATCAAACGGTGATCGCCAATAGCCGATACAAGGGTTTATTATACACTATTCGCTTCCTGAAGCTTGGCCTAGCGGCTTTCTTTATTGGCTTTCTGTTGGATCGCTACTTTAGTATGTTTACTGGTATTGCTTTTACAGCAATATTTATAGCCTTACTCATTTTGCTTTCTGAAAGGATTCGAACGTTTTACAGCCAGATTGAACATCGCTTCTTTAGTAACCTGAATCAGCGGGAAATAGCAGCAGCACAAAGCAACCGCACTGAGCTGGCGCCATGGGATGCGCATATAGCCATGGTGGAAGTAGAACCAAGTGCACCTATTATTGGTAAAAGCCTGTTGGAACTTCGTTGGCGCGAAACAATTGGTATAAACGTAGTAATGATCAAACGGGGCGATCATCCTATTGCCGCCCCTGGTAAGGATCAACTTATTTTTCCAAGCGACCATTTGTTAGTGCTAGGTACCGACCACCAGATACAGCGACTAAAGGCTTCCATGCGTCCACAGAAAAAGACAGTGGAAGAACCTGGCTATAGCGAGGTAACCCTTCATAAACATTTCGTTGACAACACATCTCCGTTACGATCCTTATCGATACGGCAGACAGGGCTCCGAGAAAAAGCTGGTGCTTTAGTAGTGGGGATAGAGCGAAATAATGAACGCTTACTAAATCCGGAATCGGAACTGATACTGCAGGAAGGCGATACCGTATTTATAGTGGGTAATAAACGGAAGTTGTTCCAAACCTATCACATGGATCTGCATCGTTAA
- a CDS encoding S41 family peptidase: protein MKKSIVALTVLVSSLTGSAQTCDCQTAFDFTVQKIEANYSGFKDKVTAANQSEYRAFTDSLRSMAATTVYQRHDSCHSLLTRWLGFMKDGHTYVNMFANIPTNVNPDSVRGLYANWPVVKHTSASFATYLSTHKKQLKPLEGVWQMEDGNYKVGIIYQKGKYSAFVLKADSLYWMPGQIKFEVTPKGNVYEGTFYLRNHVAEPAVYDLSHITDGYIQTGIRGTWYKLDENGKLLLKNFYQGYGVASFKQLSPKTNLFTIKSFNGNYRRLIDSLIIANDSLLRHTENLIIDLRGNGGGSDYAHYPLHKYLYTNPYTIYGMEVYTSKDNIDKFRALAVNPNIKPNEQEDYRKWIALMEQHPNQFYSREQTVFMSDTLEVLPFPKRVAVLIDKDCASATEQFLIEPVLNSKKATIYGQASAGIKDYSNLHWLAIPNTPFELNYPTTRSKRVDLGLGIDNKGVQPNVKLDSNTKDWVRYVQQEMEKS from the coding sequence ATGAAAAAAAGCATCGTTGCACTAACTGTACTTGTTAGCTCTTTAACTGGTAGCGCACAAACCTGCGACTGTCAGACTGCTTTTGATTTTACCGTACAAAAGATTGAAGCCAACTATTCTGGTTTCAAGGATAAGGTAACAGCAGCTAATCAGTCGGAATATCGCGCCTTTACAGATAGCCTGCGCAGTATGGCCGCCACTACTGTTTATCAGCGTCACGACTCTTGCCATTCGCTACTTACTCGCTGGTTAGGGTTTATGAAAGATGGGCATACCTATGTAAACATGTTTGCTAATATTCCCACCAATGTCAATCCAGATTCTGTGCGAGGATTGTATGCCAATTGGCCGGTGGTCAAGCATACGTCGGCCAGCTTTGCTACTTACTTGTCTACCCATAAAAAGCAGTTGAAGCCATTGGAAGGTGTGTGGCAAATGGAAGACGGTAATTATAAAGTGGGTATTATTTACCAAAAAGGAAAATACAGCGCCTTTGTTTTGAAAGCAGATAGTTTGTACTGGATGCCCGGGCAAATAAAGTTTGAAGTAACACCAAAAGGCAATGTGTATGAAGGAACTTTTTACTTACGCAATCATGTGGCAGAACCGGCCGTATATGATCTTAGCCACATTACCGATGGTTATATACAAACCGGTATTCGTGGCACCTGGTATAAGCTGGATGAAAACGGAAAGCTTTTACTCAAAAACTTTTATCAAGGTTATGGTGTAGCCAGTTTTAAGCAGCTTAGTCCTAAAACCAACCTGTTCACTATAAAGAGTTTTAATGGTAATTACCGCCGGCTGATTGATAGCCTCATTATTGCAAACGACTCCTTACTACGTCATACAGAAAATCTGATCATTGACCTTAGAGGTAATGGCGGCGGTAGCGACTATGCACACTATCCCTTACACAAATACTTATATACGAACCCGTATACAATTTATGGAATGGAGGTATATACTTCTAAGGATAACATCGATAAGTTTAGAGCATTGGCAGTTAATCCCAATATTAAACCGAATGAACAGGAAGATTACCGGAAATGGATAGCATTGATGGAACAGCATCCCAATCAATTTTATTCAAGGGAGCAAACGGTTTTTATGTCTGATACATTAGAAGTGTTGCCTTTTCCTAAACGGGTAGCAGTGTTAATTGATAAGGATTGTGCCAGCGCTACTGAACAGTTCTTAATAGAGCCTGTGCTAAACAGCAAGAAGGCTACGATCTATGGACAGGCTTCGGCTGGTATAAAGGATTATAGCAACCTACATTGGTTAGCTATTCCCAATACACCTTTTGAATTGAATTATCCTACTACGCGCAGCAAGCGGGTAGATCTGGGATTAGGTATAGATAACAAAGGGGTACAGCCTAATGTAAAGCTGGATAGTAATACAAAAGACTGGGTACGGTATGTACAGCAAGAAATGGAAAAGTCATAA